A window of the Tachyglossus aculeatus isolate mTacAcu1 chromosome 2, mTacAcu1.pri, whole genome shotgun sequence genome harbors these coding sequences:
- the PRR15 gene encoding proline-rich protein 15, whose translation MADGGGGEGSSLAGGSSSSSWWKSLTNSRKKSKEGSAGPPPPPGEPASPSQDRPACSRENQHPNFLGGGDPHRPNDKVTNDKPAGSRRNLKISRSGRFKEKRKVRATLLTDGPDEVDPPAAPREERP comes from the coding sequence ATGgctgacggaggaggaggagaagggtccaGCCTCGCCgggggttcctcctcctcctcctggtggaAGTCTCTGACGAACAGCAGGAAGAAATCCAAGGAGGGCAGCGCgggtcccccgccgccccccggagAGCCGGCCTCGCCCAGCCAGGACCGGCCGGCCTGCTCCCGGGAGAACCAGCACCCCAATTTCCTCGGGGGCGGGGACCCCCACCGGCCCAATGACAAAGTGACCAACGACAAGCCGGCCGGCAGCCGCCGCAACCTGAAGATCTCCCGCTCGGGACGCttcaaagagaagaggaaggtgcgagccacgctgctgaccgACGGCCCCGACGAGGTGgaccccccggccgccccccgagAAGAGAGGCCGTAG